From Rhodovibrio salinarum DSM 9154:
CCACGCCGATGATGCCCAGACCGGACCACAGCGCGTAGACGAAGCCGACCGGCAGGGTCTTGAGGCTGAGGGCCAGCAGGTAGAACGCCCCCGCGTAGCCCGCCACGACGATGGCGGCGGGGCCGAGCTTCGTCATGCCATCGGACAGCTTGAGCGCACTGGTCGCCGTCACTTCGCACAAGATGGCGAGGGCTAGAAGGGCATAGGTCAGGGTCGCGCTCATCGGCGGTTCGCCTCCTTGAATCCACGCCACGCCGTTCCGGACGGTGTCCGGTCGACGGCGTGGCGGTACTAAGAACTATACCGGCCAGACGGTATAGTCAAGCCGTGCAACGGACGCTGGGCTCCGTGTGACCACAGCTTCGCTTGTGATTGTGGTTCGAGGCGGGAATCAAGTCGCCGTGCCTTGCGTTAGGGGCATGACGGTCCCGGCAAAAATAGTGTCTATGCAAAACCCCCAAATAGCCTCACATACTGTCCGACTGAATGGCGCCCGCGTGGTGCGGGGGCAGGCCGTTTCCCCGACGGCCATATCTTGGGA
This genomic window contains:
- a CDS encoding DMT family transporter, coding for MSATLTYALLALAILCEVTATSALKLSDGMTKLGPAAIVVAGYAGAFYLLALSLKTLPVGFVYALWSGLGIIGVAIVGAAVFGESVSLPKIAGFVLIIAGVALVKGGGAAA